In the genome of Mauremys reevesii isolate NIE-2019 linkage group 6, ASM1616193v1, whole genome shotgun sequence, the window TTATAGTTAGTATTAGGAAAAATGTAGATATAATGTAACTGTTAAAATAATAGATAATATATTGTTAATAGCATCATAAATAAGGTAATTGTTAAAATAAGTATATAAAATTAGAAAtatgttaaataataaaataatataaaaaaggaattttaaaaaaaagtttttatatTGTTAAAATAAGACTTTGAATGTGtgtttataaaagaaaaagggtCTTTTGTTATTTCTATTTTCAGATAAAGGAAAGCCAGATGGTAGAAGATGTGGTTCTATTCATCTTGGCTCTTCTGGGTATTTGTGTCCACAGAATTCTGCTATAGTGGTGCAAATTTGGATAAAACACCAACAATACAATGGGCCAAGTCCTATTCCAATAATGAAGCTGTTGTCAATAATGTTGAAGAATGTATCTTTACAATTCCAAAAATAGAGAATAAACCAAGGGAAGTAAAGGTAGTAATGGGACCTGTCTGAATTATAGACTTCATTGCACAAAATCATATGGGTAGAGCACTTAGTACTGATGATGTCCATAAATATAATCTTTTATCTGATGCTCAAGGAAAAGGAAATTTGATGTGGCAAAGATCTGGTGAAAAATCACCTCAACCCTCAGAATGTACATGGAAATCTCAGTAAGGGATGGGCACAATGCTTGGTAGAATAGTCAGGGTTGGACTATAGCAGTGTGCATTAATGGAAGGATTAAAAATAATTGTGTGCTCATCTAATCTTTTAATAAGTTCAGGGAGAAGAGTAAATCATCAGCCCCAACACTTCTCCTGGATATAGAAACAATGATACAATGGATTAGACCCACTACAATGACTACTGCCAACAGTATTCAAGGGTGTGCTTTTACAATTCAAAACAATAATAAATGTAGAGCAATAACAGTCATAATGGGGGGCCCCCTAAAAGCTATAGAGCAAAATCAGAAAGAGAAAACTTACTACCTATTATGATGCTCATAAATGCTCTATTACATATGCTTCTCAAGGGTGAGGACATTTAATGACCCATCCTGATTACCATACTTCACCAAAACCCTCAAAATGTAATTGGGATGCTACTGGCAATGCAGGAAAAATATACAGAAAAATATTAAGAGCTGGGCAATGGCAATGTGTAGTGATACATGGACCTACAATAATTGCACGTTCATATAGCCTTACAATATACCCAAACTGGAATTCTTCATGTGCTATTGTAGCATGGTTTGTTCCTAAATGCAGTATAAAAAGTACAAGAACAATACTTACGCACTGGTATAATCAAACAGAAacaaattaattatttattaatcaaACAAACTAAATTTCAAATAGTTGATCCTTGAGGAGGGACTAATAGAATAGATATTCAATGTAAATTATGAGCTGATATTATATATAGAAGTCAATTAAAACTAGAAGTGCCCAGGTATGCACATACAATAAAAAATAACGAGTTTAAGGAAGGAAGTGAACAATTTACTTCTCCCAATAGAGTTAAAAATCCAAAATGGTGGCCACACATTTTCTATTAGAAAACATCAAAGATAGAGGACATAGACTAAATTGACCAATAGCAGATAAGAAACAGGGGTGAAATAGAGGTCAAACAGGGATGACTCAACTCACTCCAAAACACCTGAAGGGAGGggtcaggaggaggagcagctccAGTAACAGACAAAGCTGATTGGTTGAACAGTTGCCATCCATGCAGGTAGAATCCATGCTAATTACTGAACTTGAGACAGCAACCAATGAGAGAAGGCCAGAAACTGAATATAAGGAGACAGCCAgtaggctgggggtgggggtgtgtgagtGTGAGGGAAAGGAGACAATACCAGCAGAAGAAGATAGCAGAACAAGAAGATAACAGAGAAGAAAAGAGCAGCAGGGTAGcagccagcaacagcagcagcagctataaGCAGCAGAAAGGCTCATTTTGACAGAAGGACCATTAAGATGATTCAGAGGGATTCAAGAAGACAGAGTGTAAGTCCAATTTTATGTTCATTTTTTAAGGACTATTCGAGTGTGCCTGCAAATAAAGCTGGATACCTGCTTCTGAGTGAGAGCCACCCCATCCCATTCTGTGATCATTCGATCACCGCTCACAGAATGGTAATGTTAAATTGTAACATCTTTTCAATGTATACCCTTGTAATGCTTTCTTGTACATCTGTATAGAAGCTCTGTCTGTTATCAGCACTGTATTAGGACTTCTTATACCTATGTGTACAGGTTCTCTATGTACCGTAGGTATTACATTGTAACCGCTATATAGTCTGTATATTCTATGTATTCTATTTTACTGTGCCACTTTATTGTATGTCTTAATGAAAGACAATTGCATTCTATGATGTCTTATAGAGTATAATGTATTCTTCTTGTTTAATTGAATGTATTGTAACtgattatttcttttaaataaataatactttgttaTCGAAGAATTGCTGCTTGTATGTCAATCCTTTGAGCAGAGGGCTGTATCAGAGGGTTAGCAGGATTGGTCTGCTCAGGAGAGTCCTCTGCAGGTCAGAGACAAACCACGTGGTAATACCCTAGCAATTCCTCTAGAGCGGGCCACCACTTTACTACCCATTTGGTCAGAATAAATTAACAATCAATTTATGGTTATAGGCAAGCCAGTATTGGGGTGCCTGGAGTCCAAATTGTGGGGTAACAGTACCTccctatgtttgttttaaacctgctgtctattaactTCTTTGGGTgattcctggttcttgtgttatgtgaaggggtaaatattacttccttattcactttctccacatcattcataattttatagacctctattgtatCCCACACCCCTTAtgtgtctcttttctaagatcaACAGTCCGAGTCTTTTTAATCTTACCTcctatggaagttgttccatacccctaatcagttTTGTCGGCCATCaatgtattttttccaattttaatatatcttttttgagatggggtgacaagAACTGCATACAGAATTCCAGGTGTGAGCGTAccttagatttatatagtggcattatgatattttttgttgttatctatctttcctaatggttcctaatattctgttaacttttttgactgctgctgtacattgagcagatgttttcagagaactatccatgatgactgcaacatctttcttgaatggtaacagctaatttagatcccatctttttgtatgtatagttacgattacgttttccaatgtgtattagtttgtaattgttaacattgcatttcatctgccattttgttgcccagtcatcaaATTTTGTGAGATcactttgtaattcttcacaatTATCTTTGAGCTTAACtagcttgagtaattttatatcatctgcaaactttgccacctcactgtttaggtttatccccttttccagatcatttatgagtatgttgaatagcactggtcctaATAGAGATCCTTGGgagaccccactatttacctttctgcATTGTGAAAATTcacaatttattcctaccttttgttccctatcttttaatcaattactgatccatgaaaaaaaatctaccctcttatctcatgactggtTAATTTTCTTAAAACTCTTTGGTCTGGGACagtgtcaaaggctttctgaaagtccaagtacactatatctactgtatcacccttgtccacatgcttattgacactctcaaagaattctaataggtgAGGCATgctttccctttataaaagccatgtcgactctttcccaacatatcatgttcatctatgtgcctGTAATTTTGTTCTtaactataatttcaaccaatttgcctggtactgaggttaggcttactggcctgtaattgccaggatcaactcttgaccctttttttttttttaaatggcgtTAAATTAGCTATTTTTCAGTCCTCTGGTACAAAgtctgatttaagcaataggttacacactgcagttagtagttctgcaatttgatattagagttcctttagaactcttgggtgaatgccatctggaactagggtgaccagatagctgATAAAGTATCCTCTcatctttactaggatatagagtattCCCTTTAATAACTCCTcctctaagggatgtctctgtctgaactgtgtgctcctccacacctgttgTCTTTCTCCCAGTCCTTAGTTTAAAAATTCCTCTGTTGGGCTGACTTCCAAGCTGTTGCAAGTTATTTCTTGTAGGCAAATGGTGCAGTTCATGCAAGAATGACTGGTAACTGAAATTTCACCCTGCAAGTCAGGGAGAAAATCAATTGCTTTAAATATCTCAGCAATAGTTGACCATCTACACTATTATGGTCGCCACTTTTACAAATTATGATAAATCTTGTGCAAAGtaggccttgtgaggtatcactgGAAAAGTCATAATCTGTTGACTGTTACTGTTCTGTTGAAATGTATGTATCATTGTATaagaagttatgagattttgctgtgtttGTTACTGAAAGGTGAGTTTGGGAAATGCCCACAGACTGGCCTTGCAGTAGCAACTAAAGGGTGACCAATACCCAGCCAGGTTTTAAGCGACCATCACCGGCCATTCaccagcaggggagttgtaaaCAAGAGAGTAACAATTCATATGAAAGACAGTTGCTCAAGCAGGTACGCCCTGGGGCTGCCTAATCCCCATGACAAAACAAGGATCTttccagcagctggaggagagtataaaataagggacaATGACATCACCTTTCCTCCCCCACCTAAACTGAAGACCACAAGAATATTTGGAAGATAAAGGAACATTTGAGATGGGGGGGTTACAGAGGTTGGTGCATATTCGTACCATTTGATGGTATGCCAAACTAATTAATGAGTTTACTCTGATCAAGGGGTTCTTGATCAAtgtaagatgcacatttctggggtgcaaACTCGGGCTGGGAAAATTGTGGGGGTGTCCCTATACacagttcatgagtggctgtgaGAGCTTTCATGTACTTTGCTGGGTGTGCCTCTGGatgctgatggctgagtgaaCAGAACCTGGAGGAGTTTGCTGTTCACTAGCATAGCAGTGCAGGAAAGAGCCTGGGCAGGagagtgaagggggcacagtaaTTCCATAATCCAGGTTGTATCTCGGGGCATGTCACAAACAGCTTTCCACAAGGGTCCATTTTTGATCCCCTTTTGTTcaacatatacatgtccaaactTCCTGAAATGCAGGCTAAGAAGTATGTGTATGCTGATGACATTTGTACTGCAGATACTATAAATTATTTCCATATTGAAGGGATTTCCGTATTGAAGGAAATCTCAGCCAAGACATGGAGACTAATTCTTAGTGAAATCAAAACAGTGGCAGCCACTTTCCCTCTAAACACTCTCAGTCCATGTGGAAGGATGGTTACTGCCATTCCGACCAGTTGTCATGTACTTGGGAGTAAAACTCAATCATAGTCTGACATAGCAGCCTGACCTGGAATACTTGGAAATGATGATCTTTTCCTGTACTGCCTTGATATGAAAACTATCGAAACCTTCAAGGGATCTGACACTTTGGTCCTTTGTACATCTATACTGGCCCTAGTATTTGCTCCAGGTTTGAGAGCACAATTGCCACTCTCGTCGACATGGAGCTGAATTTGGACACTCATATTAGTAGGGAGTGCTTGGTTTGTACACTAACCTCCAGTCTGTGTTTGCTAACGCACACAGTTCCACCAGTTCTTCGAGATGCGATTACTGTTAAATCTTCCTGGACAGCTGTGACAGATTATACCAACCTGTCATATCTCTGGTTGATTGATGCCCCATTTTCAGACAGGAAACAACACACAGTACCAATTTGAAGGTCTGCTCTTATTCATCAGAAGTATCCCAGAGCAGATTAAGGTGTGACACCACGGTCAATCTCTTGACACCCTTTTGCCACAGCAGCTCATGCACTCCTAGATAAGAGCAGTACTGTGCCTTTACCATGCACGGATGATCAGTGACACCAGGAAACTGAAAACTACATTATTGTAGAGTGGAAGCACTGGTGGGAAAGAGAGTCTAacacactaagggtacgtctacactacccgccagattggcgggtagtgatcgatctatcggggatcaatttatcgtgtgtagtatagacacgataaatcgattccCAATTGCTCTCtcatcaactgctgaactccagcttggcgagaggcggaagcaaagtcgacggtgGAGGCGTGACGCGCTGCAATGATGTGAAGTAAGTAAATTtaatttgatctaagatacgtcaacttcagctacgctattctcatagctgaagttgcgtatcttagatcgatttcccccccccgcccctccctgcccccagtgtagaccaggcctaagaccaGGCTCAACAGGATACTATCTGGCTCATCCAGAGCTGCTGCAACTGTGCACTGGATGGGCCTGATTTCCTCTCCACACTGTGACTGTGAGGCAGCATTGCAGACAATAACTCATGTTATTGAGTGCCCATCTTGATCTTTAGAGGCTGGGTTAGAACATATAGACTACCTTTATACAGATGCTATCCTCCCCTTATGGAGTTCTGATGAGAAGAAGAAAACATGAGTAATAGATTTTTAGAAATATGGAATCACATACAAGGCAAGTTAAATTACCACAGTGAAAAGATATGATTTTCACCTATGGAATTAGAAGCAGAACTTCAGTGAATTGTATAATATCCTATTTTTTAGATTACGGCTAATCAATAGAGTTTTAATAGAAATATTTAATTAATATCCATTTATATGACAGCTCCTGTAGCTCCTGTCCACCTTTATCTCCCTCATTAATTGGTATATTACAATTATACATTCTTATGGTTAATATCCAGTTATGGGTGGTTCATCCTGCCAAATATTGTACTACATGTTATTGTGCAGGGCATGGTGACTGAAGAAAAGTAACTCTCAGTTGTAGCAGGTCAGCCAACCATTTTAACTTGCCAGCATATATATGGGATGCCTTCTGAGGGAAATAACAttctctgtatgttgttttaCACGTCTTGCTATGCCACAGTCAATACAACACaatgaaaaaataatatttttggtttatttgaataaaaacattttaatcaGCTCCAGAAATCTGAATTGAACCACATGAAATTTTAATATCTACCAAAAATTGTTTTTTTACTCTTTTATCAAACAGAATGAGTGAAAAAGTTACACAATTGCACCTTGCTCTTGTCTCATCATTATATTCAGTGAGAGATCCTGCTTGGAAATGAATAGCAGTAGGTGTTCTGCTGTAATGCCCATTAAgctttatgtatcagaggggtagccgtgttagtctggatctgtaaaagcaacaaagaatcctgtggcaccttatagactaacagacgttctgcagcatgagctttcgtgggtgaatacccacttcttcagatgcaacttgcatctgaagaagtgggtattcacccacgaaagctcatgctgcagaacgtctgttagtctataaggtgccacaggattctttgttgctattaaGCTTTATGCCGTCTTTCTTTCATTAagatctgcaaaaaaaaaaatacaattagtCTGATTTACTTTAGTCTTCGGGCTTTTTCATTACTCATATTTTTCCTTtgtgtattaaaaaaagaaatattctcTTTGAACAAACACTGAGTAGGCGTACAGAATGTAATAACTGAAAGAATCTCTCCGTAAGTCATAGTCACATTCAGACAAATAGTATATTAAAGATGAAGCAGATAACCTGGAAAATTTGAGCAATTAGAGTTAATGAAATTTTTAGGTGAGCTAAGAATTGTAGATATAAAAAACTGGAATGAGGATTAAAAGCCTATCTTTCTATATCTCCATCAAATCTACCGATGTATTTTTACCTCTACATATATATGTATGACTTTGTACAGTTAAATTTGTTAAACtacttgtatgcagtgttgttgtagccatgttggtcccaggatattagtacctcacctatcttgtctctctatCTTTTATTGAACCTACTTCTGCTGgcataagctcaaaagcttctctctctcaccaacagaagttgttccaataaaagatattaccttatccATCTTGTCTCTTTAAACAACTTATGGCTAGAATAGTGTTTCTGTCATGGATCACatgatttttctgtttttaaataatgatCCCGGCCTTTAACATTTTTCAATGTTCATGTGGAACCAGTTGGATAAGTGGATATGATGACAAACAGTTGAACAAATTTGACAGAGCATTTAGAACTGGTGACTTGTCAAATTCAGTCCTGGACTGCATGAAAAGTTAGTAGGAAGCCTGCAACAGAACTCCAGTGGCACCAAGGACTAAGCCAGTGGAGTCTCAATGaggacttttattaaaaaatcatgaggtttCAGACTCCCCACAGAGGtaaaaaaagacttttttttaaatgtgtggagACAGACTGGATATACCACTCAACTATAGTAGAGCAATTCCAGTGTTTAAAAATATCATAATTCATTCTTGTTATCTGAAAGAAAACTCAAAAAATGTTATCAACATTCTTATATTATCATCAGAAAATGTTACATTTATATGGCACCTTTGATCCCAAAGGTTACCAGTACAGTCTGGTACTGATGTTTTAACTCATTaactaattttatatttaaaagagtttgcctgagtaaggattgaGTAAAATCCAAAACAGGATTTCAGGATTTTGCCCTATCTACATATATCATCACTAAAATGCAGCTACAGGTGAAGCGTAACTGCTAGGGACAGTGAAAAACCACCACACAGCAGGCTATGCAACAGTAGAGGGAAGGAAACTGTTGACCAAGCACACTGGTACAAACACCTATTTTAACAAAATGTGCTATGGGGATTTTAGAGCTAAGTTATGTTATTTCAGTACAACCTGTGATGGGGATGGGGGTCATTGCCCCACGATGAAGCTTCATGAGGGAGTGTACCATTGGAGATACACCTGAACCAAAACGCCAAACCTAAACACCCTTTAGTTTGGAGGAGATTTGGATTCAGAACTGCTTTAACAAGTTACTAGTGCTCAGCTTTGATCTTATATCTCAGGCATTGTCTACTCCTAAAACTGAGGTAGGCCtagttatgttgctcagggctgtgaaaaattagattgacctgACCCCCGCACTGtcagggttgccagttttggttggacatattcctggaggtttcatcacatgacataatctttaattaaaaattaatctttaattcctggagactccgggaccatcctggagggttggcaaccctacccactGTAGACCCAGCTACAGCTGCATAACTGCAGCTGTGCTTATGTAACTCTtatagtgcagacatacccccaGAATGCACCTTAGATATTAACCAATAGACTACTACTATACATCCCAGAGTGGCTTTTTGCTGTTTTTAGAAATACTTGTAGCTGTCTCACGAACTCACTAATATCCTCATTTGTCATATAATTCATGTACATTTTATCTTTCATATAAATTAATCTATACtttttttagggtgaccagatgtcctgattttatagggacagtcccgatatttggggctttttcttatataggttcctattaccccccacctcctgtcctgatttttcacacttgctgtctggtcaccctaacacttTTCTTCTAATTTCCAAATCTTTaatttttgctattttatttcAAGTTTTGATCATATGAATAATTTATTTTGATACATATTAAATATTTAACATgccctctttattcatttatataACTGTTTTGCCTCTTCTGCTTGAATACAGACTTTGCCTCGTAATACAAATTGTAGTAATATTAATCCCTTATTCTCTTTAATTACTACCCCACCCATTTTTTTCCATATTAGGTTTTCATGGCAGTAACTGATTTCATTATGCTTTTCTTAGCTCAGATTATAATATTGCTCAATATGGTGTTATCAATCCAACATATCTGCAAGCATACATTTATTAAGGACCCAATTGTGCCATTCTTacattgaatatatatatatagcccattgatttcaatgggactattcatgcaGTAAGTTACTATTTACCATAAGGAATGCATAACTAGGCTCTTCCAGTATTGCCAACCATGTAAGCATTCTAAAATCAAGTCAGGTcctcatgagattggctttaaaatgatattttaaaagataATAAATCTAGGttcttttgatttgccttctAGTTTTTGATCCCTTATGGGTCACATTTTAGCTTTTTTTCTGCAACCAGGAGTGCTAGAAAtggcctttatttaaaaaaattaaaagctattTTGTATAATCATGAGTTCAGGAGCTGGGGTTTATATATATCATGCCCCTTGTGATAAAATGAGGCAAGTTGGCAACGCTGTCTGTATCTTCATAATTTGTCTCTCAAATGTTCAGCGGCCTCCTGATTTACTAGTCATTGTAACTGATTTACTCCTAGagattatgggccaaattctgtcctcggGTATGCCCATCCAGTCTTATTGATATTAGTGGTATTTTACAGGTGTCTATTTATGGTGGACTTTAGCCTTATGTCCATTATAATCCTTTTACCACTCACTGTCCTGCAAACAAGACCAGTGTTACACACATTTATGTGATGtcaaaagttgtttttttaaataacagactaattttgccttctggtttcttgAGCCTGTAGAGTGCACTTTGGTCACATATTCAAGTCTTTCTCCATAATCCTGAGGCtacaaactgattgttttatgttttttattGTACTTAGCGTTTGTCTTTTAATGAAAGCTCACAGTCTTGATTAATCACATGACTCCGAGGCTTTGTTACAGGAGCCAAGCACTGGCAACAGTGGAGCCTAGTGGCCCGTGACCTCTGCCAAGCTCTCAGGAAGTGATGCTGAAGTTTGTCCACACCCCAGGAACGTCTCCCTGTGATAGGGGAACAGCCTTTTGACCTGCCAGTAGGCGGGAGGAGGTGGGGTTTCCGCTGCCGCCAGGCAGGGCCGCTCCCCTTTGAAGAGCGGGGACAGTATGGAGCTCAGGCCTGCGCTTGAGTCAAGCGAGCTCCCCGCAAGGCTGGTGGCGCtggaactacaattcccatgctGCTGCGGGGCAGCGGGAACTCGGCGGCCACCGTCCCGTACTGTATCCCATAAGGCCCCACGGCGCCAGTGTTCTTGCAAGCGCAGCGGCCAGGGAAGGAAGGTCGTAAAGGAGACAGAGGCCCTCAGTCGCGCGCCGACCCGTTCCCCGCTCCGGCGCCATGTTGGGTGCCACTGTCCGCCGCTTCGCCACCTCCGCCATCCGCAGGTCCCACTATGAGGACGGGCCGGGAAAGGTAACGGCgcgggggggccggggccggggctggggccggcccGTCACCCAGCTTCGCCGCGCGCTGCCCGGCCCCGAGGCCTGCGGGCCACAGGCGCCGCAGGGAGGCGGCACTTCCCGGCCAGGGCCCGGGCTGAATTGGGGGGAGGGTGCGGCTGTTGCGCGTTAAACGAGCCCTTGGGGTGTGTGAACCCGCGGGGCCGAGCAGCCGTGGGACTCCCCCAGCGCAAGAGCCTCCCTGCGCGTCCGGGCGCTCTGCGTCCTCTGGCAGGTTTCAGTTCCTGCCTTTGGGAGACTGGCCGGTTTCCCCGCAGCCCCGTACGAGTGGGTGTCTGGGCCCCACAGAGACCAGACTCAGAGCACGTAGTGACCCTGTTTTGTCTGACTCCTGTGGCGCCGGGGCTTTCTGGCAGGGAGGGTCTTTGCCTCCTCTCGTCGGGTTTCTGTCAGCAGCCATGATGGGATCGTGGCCTTGTCATGCCCCTGCCGttcccctccccaaactcctcctgctCCACTGGTACAAATGATGTGAACACAACAGTATGAGGAAATCAATGATCCTGTAAACGCTTTCTGATGTACCAGATTGTACTGTCCTTCCAAAGTAGAGCGATCAAATGTGTCTGAGCATCCGTGTTGGAGACATTTTGCAAACTACTTGGTTAGCCTAtattcttcctctctttctgaGAAGGTTAGCTACTTAAAGTACTAAGTTCATATGTTATACTTcacttattccccccccccccacctgtcaAGATCTCATTCAGTGAATGGGAGCCATGTTTCACTTGTGCTGTTTGTTTATAAAGGCAGATGCACAAAATGTTAGATGAAGTGTTTGGGGGGAAAAAGAGTAAGCATACCTTTATAAAGCTCGTCTATAATGTGAGTCCATTGATGGACTATTGTGAACAAACTCTCTTCTCTTTTCTAGAACATTCCGTTTTCTATAGAAAACAAATGGCGGCTACTGGGATTAATGGTAGTGTTCTTTGGAAGTGGCTTTACCTTTCCTTTCATTATAGTTAGGCACCAGCTGCTCAAGAAATGAAGAGGACATGGTTTAATTCCTATAAAAAGGTAACTGATTCTGACAGCTTGTTTAATGCTTTTTGCCCCCTTCTGTTAAAGGAGTTGATGAACCAGCTGCGCTGCTTATAAagtctaaaaaaaaattaaattttgacCAGAACAGTGTGTGTCACTAGTTACTTATTCCAGTTGTGGGTATAATTTGGTTTTCATCATTGGGCCAGGGTGGTGGTGATGGAGTAGGGAATACAATCTTTTTAATCAAATGATCATTGTAACTTTAGTAATGACTTTATACTCTTCAGTAAGTGACA includes:
- the LOC120407248 gene encoding cytochrome c oxidase subunit 7C, mitochondrial codes for the protein MLGATVRRFATSAIRRSHYEDGPGKNIPFSIENKWRLLGLMVVFFGSGFTFPFIIVRHQLLKK